The DNA window TACTTACAAACTTTGTATATTCATAAAATATCCTGGAATTTACAATTTATGCTATCTATGCTATATGGCTTTTTGTTGATACAGTATATTCAATTAatgttaaaaataacaaatactaatAATGACAGTATAATTTTATTAGAAAACACATATTTTACAAAATAGGCACATAAGCAATCCTATTGCATTGATAAGCCAGAAAACAATACCCTATTtacaattatatttaaaaaaagaagaagaaaaaaaagggaattgggtcagatttattatcgaatctaaaaaaaaaaaaaagaagctgtctATGTTGtccatagaaaccaatcacagtGGAGCTTTAATTTTTGAAAGACAAATAAACAGCTTTGCTATGACTGGTTGCTATAGGCTTTTTGCTGTAGaaattataataaatctgccctattgttCTTTATTGCTTCTTATGAATGAAGCTTCCAAATTTTTGCATGAACCTGCCAAATTTATTTTCATTTGGTTGGACAGAGTTATAGACATTTGAGTTGTAATTCATGGCTTGTGGTTGTCTTGAATAATTGGGAATCACTCCCTTACTTTTATAGTCCTGACTTTGATAGACCTGAGCATTCATACTTGGTGTATTAGAAGAGGGTACATTGTTTTCTAACTTATAAAACTGTTCAAAACGACTATAGACCCTTCTGTCATTTGGACGAGAGACGCTGGAGTCCTCCTGAGGTTTTGGAAAGTCTTGCATTGGCTGTACTATACTTACATCCCTACGTGGCAGCTCTTTGTGATGGAGATCTCTGTGTGAGTGTCTTAAATGCATTTCTCTCTGCATCATATGGGGGAGGGTATTATGATGCACTTCTCTCTGAGACAATACTCTGTGAATGCCATCCTTTGGATTTCTTAAGGAGATTTCTCTCTGCATTGAGGGAGTTACAACTCTACCATATGGATTAGTTTGAACTTTTGCCTTTGTATCTTGGAATTGAATCTGTTCGGTGTTAAACCGAGGAGCAGATGCATCGCCTGTGTTTTCAAGAAATTTATTTTCAACACTACTCACAGTAGGTGACCGATTCGTTTTACCATCCTCTGAAACAAGGATGTTTGATCTACTAGACCCTAGGGTAACATTTTCTTTACTTTTATTTAGGCTTATTTGTGAGACAGAAAGcatcttctcctttcgaggagaggaATCATTTTTGGAGTCAGATTTTTTTGGACTCAGTTCAGCATCATCCTCAGAGATCAATGTGTCAGAACTGCTGCACATTCTATAGAAAGCCGGTGCTTTGTTTTTAGATAGACTGTCTTTTTTATCTGGAGCTAGGTTGAGCAATGATTTTAGTTTCTTTGATCCTTTTTTAAGAAAGCTTGGGGAACCTTTATTCTCTTTCTTACCTGGGGAATCTTTGCTATCATCTTCATCCAATGTTTCTGTGGATAAGGATTGCTTAACAGGTTGCATAGTATCACCATCAACAGGATCACTTCCATTTGCAGCGTTTTTTCCTAGTTTGTCAGTGTTGTGAGAATCTGGAGGACGAACGGGGATTTCCTGCTTTTTAACTAGTGATGTATAAATATAGTTTGGCGGAATTATATTGTTGCTTTGACCTAGGTTTACCTTACGACTTTCAAAGAGTGGCAAGCTGCGCCTTTTTAGAATGTTGTCATTTGGTTTCCGAATACTTTCAGGCTGTTTGTTGGTGGACAGTGTTGTATAGAGGTAATTTGATGGCCCTGGATTAGTATTATAACCTAAACCATGGTTCATTTGTTGTGAGTTTCCTGGCACTTGTAGACTATGTCTCTTCAACATATCCTGATGGTGAGAAGACTGTGGTGTATCATGACTTGGTAAATGGTTGACTTCTTTTGGCTCTGAAACCCTTGCATGTAATGGTGAAGATGACTTTGGAGTTTGACTCCCTTGAGAATCAACAATAGTTGAATTGGAGTGGGAGGAGTTTGTTGTACAACTACTGGCTTCTCTTTGTTCTGGCAAAGTTGGCTTGTACAGAATCGATGTCCGTAGCCTCGACTGGCTATACAATGAGTTATCTGGTGCATTATCAGCTACTTCATTGCTATCTCCTCTGTTGAACTCCACTTGTGTTGATTCTGGAGCTACATCGGAGTGGTCATTTAAGTAAGATTCAATTCTCCAGTTTCTGAGAAAAGACTTGGTAGTGTGCTCCAAAGTTGGCATTCTTTGCTGCACGGAACGCACATGATTGTCCGTCCCATGAAAAGATCTGCGTACACTTGAATTTCTTTCGGAAAGATTGGGTGCTAATCTCTGGGACAAACGGTTGACAAAGCTTTGAGTTGTAGATCCATTATAGTTACTTGAATACCCTCCCCTGGATGATGCACCTATACTAGCAACATCTGGATGTCTATTCCAGTAAGTGGGTTGTTGAATGATTCTACTATTTGTAGCTCTATTCAGCATTAAATAGGGAGACGCATCAGTCTTTTCTCCTGCTGCATAGCTATGTCGCTTCCAGTTGTCATTCCGATCAAACTGCTGGAACTGATTGATTTTACTttgaacattattatatccccGATAGGACAAATTTCTTGTATTGTATCTTTCTTCATCATTGTTGATAAATCGACTCCTTGCTTTTAAATAAGAAGAATCTAACATGCTCATTTGCTCTTTTCTTCCGAAGAGGCTTCTTTGACTTGAGGCAGAGAGTAAAGAGGATAATGAATTTTGATATGAATGACTTTCCCAcggaatttttttgtgttttccagTCACAGATATTTCTGGTCCAAATGCTGCAGGGATAGATGAACGTGCATATAGTGTCCGAAATTCCTCATCAAAGCATTCTACTAGTTTCCCAGTGATAACTTGGATC is part of the Leptodactylus fuscus isolate aLepFus1 chromosome 3, aLepFus1.hap2, whole genome shotgun sequence genome and encodes:
- the FAM83B gene encoding protein FAM83B, which produces MSAMVDTLSLLSSLHDEGRNESFIEPHYKEWYRVAIDALIDGGVTSYQEFLVQERATEFLAENELNYIISHIQKPVESVDNIQGDSTDDNSSSGTYWPIESDVEAPNLDLGWPYVAPGQIGATDINLYFHPPRGHPLTIKEMVRKSIKEARKVIAIVMDMFTDIDIFKELVEASTRGVPVYLLLDDVNFPHFLTMAEKQGLQVQRLRNMRVRTVKGQEYFSKSGAKFCGKMEQKFLLVDCEKVIYGTYSFMWSYEKVHLSMIQVITGKLVECFDEEFRTLYARSSIPAAFGPEISVTGKHKKIPWESHSYQNSLSSLLSASSQRSLFGRKEQMSMLDSSYLKARSRFINNDEERYNTRNLSYRGYNNVQSKINQFQQFDRNDNWKRHSYAAGEKTDASPYLMLNRATNSRIIQQPTYWNRHPDVASIGASSRGGYSSNYNGSTTQSFVNRLSQRLAPNLSERNSSVRRSFHGTDNHVRSVQQRMPTLEHTTKSFLRNWRIESYLNDHSDVAPESTQVEFNRGDSNEVADNAPDNSLYSQSRLRTSILYKPTLPEQREASSCTTNSSHSNSTIVDSQGSQTPKSSSPLHARVSEPKEVNHLPSHDTPQSSHHQDMLKRHSLQVPGNSQQMNHGLGYNTNPGPSNYLYTTLSTNKQPESIRKPNDNILKRRSLPLFESRKVNLGQSNNIIPPNYIYTSLVKKQEIPVRPPDSHNTDKLGKNAANGSDPVDGDTMQPVKQSLSTETLDEDDSKDSPGKKENKGSPSFLKKGSKKLKSLLNLAPDKKDSLSKNKAPAFYRMCSSSDTLISEDDAELSPKKSDSKNDSSPRKEKMLSVSQISLNKSKENVTLGSSRSNILVSEDGKTNRSPTVSSVENKFLENTGDASAPRFNTEQIQFQDTKAKVQTNPYGRVVTPSMQREISLRNPKDGIHRVLSQREVHHNTLPHMMQREMHLRHSHRDLHHKELPRRDVSIVQPMQDFPKPQEDSSVSRPNDRRVYSRFEQFYKLENNVPSSNTPSMNAQVYQSQDYKSKGVIPNYSRQPQAMNYNSNVYNSVQPNENKFGRFMQKFGSFIHKKQ